In Hippoglossus stenolepis isolate QCI-W04-F060 chromosome 13, HSTE1.2, whole genome shotgun sequence, a single genomic region encodes these proteins:
- the trim63b gene encoding E3 ubiquitin-protein ligase TRIM63, with protein sequence MDVQRTGTMVRPPSPMDSLEKQLSCPICLEMFTKPVVILPCQHNLCRSCASDLYDSRNPYRFSGGVFRCPTCRFEVVLDRHGVHGLQRNLLVENIIDIYKQQQEGSGSGTTETTIKPKESKEPMCQEHEDEKINIYCITCQVPTCSMCKVFGQHKDCEVAPIASVYQTQKGELSNAIDTLVASNGRLQALLNQMEDACRAVQENAQRAKQGLAERFDHLYAVLEDRKNILLEQISKEQDEKVAALRALAQRYGERLQSSTELTDTAVRALEQSGSAEFLVASKGLIVQTKDAAKCSLGEERPEPGFEKMDHFTLSTEHVEAVLAKMDFGVCEEEDFEDAEEEEEEEEEEEEEE encoded by the coding sequence ATGGACGTTCAGAGGACAGGAACTATGGTTCGGCCCCCCAGCCCCATGGATAGCCTGGAGAAGCAACTGAGCTGCCCCATCTGCCTGGAGATGTTCACCAAGCCTGTGGTCATTCTGCCCTGCCAGCACAACCTGTGCCGTAGCTGTGCTAGTGACCTCTATGACTCGCGCAACCCATACCGCTTTTCCGGTGGCGTCTTCCGATGCCCTACGTGTCGATTTGAGGTCGTGCTTGACCGCCATGGCGTCCACGGGCTCCAGCGCAACCTATTGGTAGAAAACATTATTGACATCTataagcagcagcaggaaggcaGCGGCAGCGGAACTACAGAAACTACCATAAAGCCTAAAGAGTCCAAAGAGCCCATGTGCCAAGAGCACGAAGATGAGAAAATCAACATCTACTGCATTACCTGCCAAGTGCCCACCTGCTCCATGTGCAAGGTGTTCGGTCAACACAAGGACTGCGAGGTGGCACCTATAGCGAGTGTGTACCAGACACAGAAAGGTGAACTGAGCAACGCTATCGATACCCTGGTCGCCAGCAATGGGCGTCTACAGGCTCTTCTCAACCAGATGGAAGATGCCTGCCGTGCCGTGCAGGAGAACGCTCAGCGTGCGAAGCAAGGCTTGGCTGAGCGCTTTGACCATTTGTATGCTGTTCTCGAAGACCGCAAGAACATTCTACTAGAGCAGATTAGTAAAGAGCAAGATGAGAAAGTGGCAGCTCTCCGGGCTCTGGCCCAACGTTACGGTGAACGACTGCAATCAAGCACAGAGCTCACCGATACGGCGGTGAGAGCACTGGAGCAGAGCGGTAGTGCCGAGTTCCTCGTAGCCTCCAAGGGCCTCATCGTGCAGACGAAGGACGCGGCTAAATGTTCGCTCGGGGAGGAGCGGCCAGAGCCGGGCTTCGAGAAGATGGACCACTTCACTTTGTCGACAGAGCATGTTGAAGCAGTCCTGGCAAAGATGGACTTTGGAgtgtgtgaagaggaggatttcgaagatgcagaggaagaggaagaagaggaagaggaggaggaggaggaggaataa